The genomic segment ACACCGTGCTATTGCAGAGAAAACCTGGAAGTTACCGGAAGGCACCATTCCACCGAAGCCAGGTTTCCACGCAGTACAGCAAGACCGAATGCTGCATGATGGCGTATTGAACTGCTATTGGATCCAATGTAATAACAACCTGCAAGCGGGTCCCAACATCAACGAGGAACGTCTACTCGGCTACCGCAACCCAAACAACTTTATTGTTTGTTCTGATCCGTACCCAACGGCAACCGCACAAGCCTCAGATCTGATCCTTCCTACCGCAATGTGGATAGAAAAAGAAGGAGCTTATGGTAACGCCGAGCGTCGTACTCAAGCTTGGTATCAGCAAGTTGAAACAGTAGGCGAAGCGAAATCTGATTTATGGCAGCTGATGGAGTTTTCAAAACGCTTCAAGATGGAAGAAGTGTGGCCTGAAGATCTACTCGCTAAAATGCCTGAATATCGTGGCAAAACCATGTATGAAGTGCTGTACCAAAATGGTCAGGTTGATCAGTTCCCGGTTGAGCAAGCCAAAGCGCTTAACGATGACGCGCACCACTTCGGTTTCTACGTCCAGAAAGGTCTGTTCGAAGAATACGCTTCATTTGGTCGCGGTCATGGTCACGACTTAGCACCGTACGATAGATATCATGAGGTGCGAGGTCTTCGCTGGCCAGTCGTGGATGGTAAAGAAACCCTTTGGCGTTATAAAGAAGGGTCGGATCCTTATGCGAAAGCAGGCTCAGATTGGGACTTCTACGGCAAGCCAGATGGTAAAGCATGGATTATCTCCGCTCCGTATGAAGCGCCACCGGAAGTGCCAGATGCAGAGTACGATATGTGGCTATGTACCGGTCGGGTTCTTGAACACTGGCACACTGGGACCATGACTCGTCGTGTTCCTCAATTGTACAAAGCCGTACCTGATGCCGTGTGTTATATGCACCCTGACGACGCAACAGCAAAAGGGCTTCGTCGTGGTGATGAAGTGCTTATGTCTAACAAACGTGGGGAAGTTCGTGTTCGTGTCGAAACGCGCGGTCGTAACCGTCCTCCACAAGGCTTGGTATTCGTACCATTCTTCGATGCTCGTATCCTGATCAACAAGCTGATCCTAGATGCGACCGATCCGCTGTCCAAACAGACGGACTTCAAGAAGTGCCCTGTTAAGATCACCAAAGTGGTCTAACAGACAATACATTGAAATTATGGCTGCTGATTTCAGCAGCCATCGAAGAAATAGCCATTAGGCGGAGATAACAAAATGAAGAAAATTTTAGTCGCTCTGTTCTCGGTAAGCGCCCTAATAATGGGGGTCGCTCAAGCAGAATTTAATGATCCCGGTGGTGTAGGTGGTCTTAACTCCCTGCGTGGTGATACCCGATTAGAAGAGACTCGACCTGCGGATAGCTTTAAACATACGCCAAAAGACCAAGTCGTTGAAACTGACTACGTCTATCAACCTCCTTTGATTCCTCATCAAATACGTAACTATGAGGTGTCATTAAATGCCAACAAGTGCCTATCTTGTCACAGTTGGAAAAACGCCAAGGACTCAGGTGCCACCAAAATCAGCGTAACTCACTTTATGAACCGTGAAGACGCTGTGCTTGCAGATGTGTCACCTCGCCGATACTTCTGTTTGCAATGCCACGTTACGCAGGTGGATGCTAAGCCACTGATCAACAACAATTTTGAGCGTGTTGATTCACTGCGCGACGAATAGCCATATGAAGTGAAGAGAGGCTATCTATGAAATTTATTAAAGCGTTTTGGAATCGCCTAACCACGCCGAGTAAAGCGGCGGCTGGTTTGGTGCTGTTCCTTGGTTTTACCGGCGGTCTACTGTTTTGGGGGGCATTCAACACTGGGATGGAAGCCACCAATACCGAAGAGTTCTGTTCAAGCTGTCACGCACCGATTGTGGCAGAAATTAAAGAGACGATTCACTACTCCAATCGTTCCGGTGTTCGTGCCATCTGCTCTGACTGTCACGTTCCCCATAACTGGACCGATAAGATTGTTCGTAAAGTACAGGCGTCCAAAGAGTTGTTTGCCTATTACGTGTTAGACACTATTGGCACGGAAGAAAAATTCCAAGCAAGACGCGGGCATCTAGCCGAACGTGAGTGGGCGCGCTTGAAAAACAACGACTCTCTTGAGTGTCGTAACTGCCACGAATTTGAATATATGGACTTTTCCGAACAAGGTCCAAGAAGTGTACAGCAGCACTCGACTGCTCTGGCATCTGGTGAAAAAACGTGTGTCGATTGTCATAAAGGTATCGCCCACCGCTTGCCTGATATGCACGGCGTAGAAGGTTGGCAATAAGGAGCCCTCATGAGTACATTAGAATCTGTCATTTGGCACGTGTTAGGTTACGCCGCTATGCCAGTCATCATTTTATCTGGATTTGTGGGCGTTGCCGCCGTATCGCTTTGGATACTCTCGCTTGGCAAAGATAAGCAGATAGAAGAAAAGTAGACAAAAGAAAGGTTGAGATAAGAAAAAGACCGATTTTGGCGAACAATGAAAAGAGGACGGTTTTAAGCCGTCCTCTTTTATATTCTCAATCAGACAATGATTCTCAAGCCAGCAATAAAAACCGTCAACTCAGTGTCGACCTTTATTTGACGCTTAGTGAGTGCGCCGATTAGAAGCTGTAGTAAACACCGGCAACAACTGTCTCACCGTCTTGCTTAGCAACGTCACCCGTCACTTCACCATCCGCTTCACCTGTCTGGTATTCAACGAACGTGAGAATATTGTCCGCTAATTCATAATCAACACCGATCACGAAGTTAGTCACATCACCATCATTTAAAGCAGCACCCGTGTGTGAAAGCTTATCTAAATCAGCCATTGCATAGGTCGAGTATACGCGTGCTTTATCGAATGAATAGCTTGCAGCAAGACCTAGTGATTGACCATCAACTAGCTCTTGAGAAGAGAAGAAACCAAAGCCATCAACACCTTCAAACTGGGTGTAGGTCATGGCAGCATAAAAACCGGCAATTTCATAAGAAACAGAAGCACCGAAAGCCTGAAAATCGGTAATATATTGACGATCACCATCATCGTTCAATTTTTCTGCTTCCGCAGCTTGATACATAGCACCAACCGTTAAACCGTTGATAGCGTAATCTGCTGAAACACCATATAGGCTGTCAATGTTTTCATCAGACTCAGTATGCATGTCAGCCACTAGAGTAAAATCAGCGAGCTTAGCTTTTGCTACGATGCCATGACCTGATGACTCTTTGTGATGACCACCAATACCACCCATATAGTTACCTTCATTGGTGATATCGTCTTTTTCAATCGCATCGCTTGAGTCCGCTAGATCGCCAACTTCACCCACAGCAACACCCCAAGTGTCAGTTTTTACACCAACGTAAACATCGTCAAACGTTGCGTCATTGTTTGTGCCGTCATACCAAGAGCCGGATTCTACTTCAAACGAAGCAAAGGCCGTGTACTTATTGCTTAGCTTTTGCTCAGCATTCAATTGAAGTTTTGCCCAAACGTTGACATCGGGATCCGTTTTCTCACCTTGAATATCCATTGTTGCTAGGTAAGCGTCAACTTCACCGCCAAACGTCACTGTCGTGTCATCATTTTTATAAAGCTCGGTGGCGGCAAAAGAAGAGGTAGAAATCGCTGCAATCATGCCCGCAAGAATCGTTTTTTTCACTGTAGTTCCTTAATGTAAACGATGTATTAACTTGGGCAATGACACTAACAGTTACAATTTTAGTTGTACTTAAAGCTTATTTAAGAAATACTTACAATAAAGCATTTCGTGATCGCGACTGGTATAGATGGAGTGAATAGGCTTTGGATTTAAACATGTTTAAGTACTTTATCGCTGTAATAGAGGAGCAAGGGGTCTCCAATGCAGCAAAAGCACTCGGTGTCACACCTTCTGCAGTCAGTCAAAATATTGCTAAGTTGAATGAATTTTATAACGATGTACTGTTTGTTCGAGTCGGAACTTCACTCGTTGCCACGACCAATGGCATGAATTTATATCGTTCAGTGAAACCTGCTGTCGAAGAGTTATCCTCCCAAGCAAAAGCACATAAAAATCCAACCAAATCGAAACGCACCATTTCATTTTTAAGCCATAAAGATGTTGATTTACTCTTCTATCCACAATTATTGGAAAGAGTCAGCCAGTCTGGGTTTGATATATCATTGCTCAACACCACCACCTCAGTGAACGAGGAGTTATGGTTTGATGAATTGGTACAACGTAAAGCCGACTTTATTCTCTCCACTCAACCGATGCAATTTACTGGCTACGAAAGCACTGTGTTATTAAAACAAGAGCCGGTATCAGTGTGTCGCACTGATCACCCATACAAGGAAAAGTTAACTGACGAGCAAGGCTTTTTTGAACTCGACTTCATCGCCTACACCACTCGACAAAACCACAAACGCCTGTTCCAAAACATGCTAAAAAACCAACCTGACACCCGAAATATTGTCTATCAATCAGACTCCATGCTGACCTCTCTTTATATGGTATCCAAGAGTGACTTGGTCTGTTTAGCGTTCACGCATCATGCCGAGAAATTTAAGCAAGCTCTGGGGTTGTCCATTCTGCCACTACCGTTCAAAGAAAGGGTCGAAGTCCCTATTTATCTCAGTTATAGAAAAAACATCCCAACCGACACAGCGTTGAAATGGGTCATTGAACAACTCGAACAAATATTCTCTGAGTACCACTAATGGAGGATATCCGCTGCGTCTAGTGAAGTGTTTGCTATACTTGTAGCATAAATAACTCGTTATCTGACTTGATTATCATGGTGAAAATGTTTCACTGAAATTTATCTAAGTCATTGCTAAGCAACAACCTATAATCACAATAGACAAATCAATAAATCTTGCAGTGGTGGAGAAGAAATGGCAACAGACCTGTCTTCAAATGAAAGAGTCACTCTGATTAAGTATGCATTGAATATACTTGATAGTTGGGGGGCCTCTAACTTACAAACAGAAGCGATCTTAGAACTCTCAGTGGAACAACATGCTCGACTTAAAGTGTCACCCGCCACTGTACCTGTGGGGCCAAATACCTTTGAGCGCGTGCATCTTATTGTCGAAATTGATGGCTATCTGAGAACCGCGTTTGAAAGTCCTCACTTTATCAATAACTTCATTAATGTTCGCAATAACTCCACCATTTTTAACGGCTATGCGCCGATTGAACATATTGAAGCCGGAGAACTTACCGGTCTTAAGCGACTTAAGCAGTGTGTGAAAGAGATGGCAAGAACGGCAGAGCAAGATGAGTCTCCTTGGTAA from the Vibrio hippocampi genome contains:
- a CDS encoding NapC/NirT family cytochrome c; translation: MKFIKAFWNRLTTPSKAAAGLVLFLGFTGGLLFWGAFNTGMEATNTEEFCSSCHAPIVAEIKETIHYSNRSGVRAICSDCHVPHNWTDKIVRKVQASKELFAYYVLDTIGTEEKFQARRGHLAEREWARLKNNDSLECRNCHEFEYMDFSEQGPRSVQQHSTALASGEKTCVDCHKGIAHRLPDMHGVEGWQ
- a CDS encoding porin, encoding MKKTILAGMIAAISTSSFAATELYKNDDTTVTFGGEVDAYLATMDIQGEKTDPDVNVWAKLQLNAEQKLSNKYTAFASFEVESGSWYDGTNNDATFDDVYVGVKTDTWGVAVGEVGDLADSSDAIEKDDITNEGNYMGGIGGHHKESSGHGIVAKAKLADFTLVADMHTESDENIDSLYGVSADYAINGLTVGAMYQAAEAEKLNDDGDRQYITDFQAFGASVSYEIAGFYAAMTYTQFEGVDGFGFFSSQELVDGQSLGLAASYSFDKARVYSTYAMADLDKLSHTGAALNDGDVTNFVIGVDYELADNILTFVEYQTGEADGEVTGDVAKQDGETVVAGVYYSF
- a CDS encoding nitrate reductase cytochrome c-type subunit, which gives rise to MKKILVALFSVSALIMGVAQAEFNDPGGVGGLNSLRGDTRLEETRPADSFKHTPKDQVVETDYVYQPPLIPHQIRNYEVSLNANKCLSCHSWKNAKDSGATKISVTHFMNREDAVLADVSPRRYFCLQCHVTQVDAKPLINNNFERVDSLRDE
- a CDS encoding TIGR02808 family protein → MSTLESVIWHVLGYAAMPVIILSGFVGVAAVSLWILSLGKDKQIEEK
- a CDS encoding LysR family transcriptional regulator, which translates into the protein MFKYFIAVIEEQGVSNAAKALGVTPSAVSQNIAKLNEFYNDVLFVRVGTSLVATTNGMNLYRSVKPAVEELSSQAKAHKNPTKSKRTISFLSHKDVDLLFYPQLLERVSQSGFDISLLNTTTSVNEELWFDELVQRKADFILSTQPMQFTGYESTVLLKQEPVSVCRTDHPYKEKLTDEQGFFELDFIAYTTRQNHKRLFQNMLKNQPDTRNIVYQSDSMLTSLYMVSKSDLVCLAFTHHAEKFKQALGLSILPLPFKERVEVPIYLSYRKNIPTDTALKWVIEQLEQIFSEYH